A single window of Paludisphaera rhizosphaerae DNA harbors:
- a CDS encoding magnesium chelatase domain-containing protein: MPAETKQARVRRLSHLLERDHSLNGGILFGLDGYVVEIQARAMSVLNAPTPWRLATGITGMASGTVREALDRIAGAFRKCRIPDPDVEILINLTPATLEKDGSWLDLPLAVIMLQAAGMLPDLPEHREGDFVLLGELGIHGEIRRVPGPSRSPTAPGPDRS; the protein is encoded by the coding sequence ATGCCCGCCGAGACCAAACAAGCGCGAGTCCGCCGCCTTTCGCACCTGCTCGAGCGCGACCACTCCCTCAACGGCGGCATCCTCTTCGGGCTCGACGGATACGTCGTGGAAATCCAGGCGAGGGCGATGTCGGTCTTGAACGCCCCGACCCCTTGGCGATTGGCCACGGGGATCACCGGCATGGCGTCCGGCACCGTCCGCGAGGCGCTCGATCGGATCGCGGGCGCCTTCCGCAAATGCCGCATCCCCGATCCCGACGTCGAGATCCTCATCAACCTGACGCCGGCCACCCTGGAGAAGGACGGCTCGTGGCTCGACCTGCCGCTGGCCGTCATCATGCTCCAGGCCGCGGGCATGCTGCCTGACCTGCCCGAGCATCGCGAGGGGGACTTCGTCCTGCTCGGCGAGCTCGGCATCCACGGCGAGATTCGCCGCGTCCCCGGGCCCTCTCGATCGCCTACTGCGCCCGGCCCGGACAGAAGCTGA
- a CDS encoding YifB family Mg chelatase-like AAA ATPase, with product MERAPDFGLIRGQAKSKEAACIAAAGGHNLLLIGPPGEGKSLMASALPGILPRLSDEEKVQLTRIYSAYGALEKDGVAVTRRPMRTIHHTASRQSVVGGGSRIPRPGEITLSHLGVLFLDEIAEFSTSTLEALRQPMESGEIQISRVGATLSYPARFTLVAAMNPCPCGYYGTDLCRCKNVDVRKYQRKLSGPILDRIDLQVELSRLSTDERFAETKEESPRLRALVERARERQRKRFAGLPIPHNAAMPGGRVLEYCNFGEDARASLRSIVDRNVLSTRSMDRLCKVARTVADLKDCEQVEPAHLEKAAEFVVGGMLREAL from the coding sequence ATCGAGCGAGCCCCGGATTTCGGCTTGATCCGGGGTCAGGCGAAATCCAAGGAGGCGGCCTGCATCGCGGCCGCCGGAGGGCACAACCTCCTGCTGATCGGCCCCCCGGGCGAAGGCAAATCGCTGATGGCCAGCGCCCTGCCGGGCATCCTGCCACGCCTCAGCGACGAAGAGAAGGTCCAGCTCACGAGGATCTATTCCGCCTATGGGGCGCTCGAAAAAGACGGTGTCGCCGTGACGCGTCGACCCATGCGGACGATCCATCACACGGCGTCCCGCCAATCCGTCGTCGGGGGCGGTTCCCGGATACCGCGGCCCGGCGAGATCACGCTCAGCCATCTCGGGGTCTTGTTCCTGGACGAGATCGCCGAGTTCTCCACGTCGACGCTCGAGGCGCTTCGCCAGCCCATGGAGAGCGGCGAGATCCAGATCTCCCGGGTCGGGGCGACGCTGTCGTACCCGGCCCGGTTCACGTTGGTGGCGGCCATGAACCCCTGCCCTTGCGGGTATTACGGCACGGACCTGTGCCGCTGCAAGAACGTGGACGTTCGGAAGTATCAACGCAAGCTCAGCGGACCGATCCTGGATCGCATCGACCTCCAGGTCGAGCTCAGCCGCCTCTCGACCGACGAGCGATTCGCCGAGACGAAGGAGGAATCGCCGCGGCTGCGTGCGCTCGTCGAGCGGGCCAGGGAACGTCAACGCAAACGGTTCGCCGGCCTGCCGATCCCGCACAACGCCGCAATGCCGGGCGGCCGCGTCCTCGAGTATTGCAACTTCGGCGAGGATGCGAGGGCGTCGCTGCGTTCGATCGTGGACCGCAACGTCCTCTCGACGCGCTCGATGGACCGGCTCTGCAAGGTCGCCCGGACCGTGGCGGACCTTAAGGACTGCGAGCAGGTCGAACCCGCCCATCTGGAGAAGGCGGCCGAATTCGTCGTCGGCGGAATGCTGCGGGAAGCGTTGTGA